A portion of the Sphaerochaeta pleomorpha str. Grapes genome contains these proteins:
- the lgt gene encoding prolipoprotein diacylglyceryl transferase, with translation MTLFITFPSWISPEIIPGLPFRWYGLMYVVAFSISYGLIRLQAQKKEINLDSDQSLNLVLSCIIGLVVGARLFSVLVYDGTWYYWTHPWMIFWPFSNGSFVGLPGMSYHGGLVGAVVGAWVFKRKNKLDFLHLADTVCYAVPLGYTFGRLGNFINGELFGRVSTKSWAMVFPGASRFSTNYAWVREIADTLSIPYTQGQLLNLPRHPSQLYEALFEGVLLFLFLWFVIRPKRTKQPHGFGFCSYLIGYGAVRFVLEYFRSPDENIGYVLALGKEHSNIALFQSVFNFSMGQLFCLAMVLFGIGFLVLLKHKSQKTV, from the coding sequence ATGACCCTATTTATTACCTTTCCCAGTTGGATTTCCCCGGAAATAATCCCTGGTTTGCCGTTTCGATGGTATGGCTTGATGTATGTGGTTGCGTTTTCGATTTCCTATGGTTTAATTCGTTTGCAGGCACAGAAAAAGGAAATCAACCTCGATAGTGACCAGTCCTTGAACCTGGTTCTTTCCTGTATCATCGGCCTTGTTGTCGGTGCACGACTGTTCTCGGTGTTGGTCTATGATGGAACCTGGTATTACTGGACCCATCCCTGGATGATTTTCTGGCCTTTCTCGAACGGTAGTTTCGTAGGCTTGCCTGGTATGAGTTACCATGGGGGACTTGTCGGGGCCGTTGTTGGGGCTTGGGTTTTCAAACGGAAAAACAAGTTGGATTTTTTGCATCTGGCAGACACTGTCTGTTATGCTGTCCCATTGGGGTATACGTTTGGCAGGCTGGGAAATTTTATCAATGGTGAGCTGTTTGGCAGGGTTTCCACCAAAAGCTGGGCAATGGTATTTCCTGGGGCTTCGCGCTTTTCCACAAATTATGCATGGGTAAGGGAGATTGCCGATACGCTTTCCATCCCCTATACCCAGGGTCAATTGTTGAATTTGCCCCGTCACCCTTCCCAATTATACGAAGCACTCTTTGAAGGGGTGTTGCTGTTTTTGTTCCTTTGGTTCGTTATCCGCCCGAAAAGAACAAAACAACCCCACGGTTTTGGTTTTTGCTCCTACCTTATAGGGTATGGGGCTGTGAGGTTTGTCCTGGAGTATTTCAGGTCTCCGGATGAAAACATCGGGTATGTTCTGGCTTTGGGGAAAGAGCATAGCAATATTGCTCTCTTCCAATCGGTATTTAATTTTTCTATGGGACAGTTATTTTGTCTTGCAATGGTTCTTTTTGGGATTGGTTTCCTTGTTTTGCTGAAACACAAATCTCAAAAAACTGTATGA
- a CDS encoding MFS transporter, whose amino-acid sequence MVRRNTIGPYLLVLSFGSVATGLLIPAMGLLVVSKGYSLFYLGLAMLCYSGTMLLFEVPSGIFCDAKGRRNSYQAGQVLSLLGSLCIFSPSVGFLLLGFSLTGLGRAFGSGSLDALLIEDQLGNNGKLENAMVAMDICTSVSLAVGSFIGGYLLAKGREGAHLCDLVLVVRMALLFFNCILVSFLIEKDQNPRLPRVALREQASLLFLQVKGKPFLVYFITYTGMQGLLLASLESYWQPFLKGLLASNGKLWVLGLVGGMVFVASVAGAFSAKVLLKKSRANCLFLIGLFLTFGMEMILAVSGNVVTFCIAYALIYFLLGIVSVVGGVLFNLALDSSVRSSALSLNSMLMQIGGLIAAMVALAVLKWGSISLYWVLVSGFGCLSVLFLAKPFSKVAPKS is encoded by the coding sequence ATGGTTAGGCGCAATACGATAGGACCGTACCTTCTGGTTCTTTCCTTTGGGTCGGTTGCTACAGGATTGTTGATTCCCGCTATGGGTCTCTTGGTGGTAAGCAAAGGGTACTCACTATTCTACCTTGGATTAGCCATGCTCTGCTATTCGGGGACAATGCTCCTGTTTGAAGTTCCCAGTGGAATATTCTGTGATGCGAAAGGTAGAAGGAACAGCTATCAGGCCGGGCAGGTTTTATCTCTGCTTGGTTCCCTCTGTATCTTTTCCCCGTCGGTTGGATTTCTTCTTTTGGGATTCTCACTCACTGGTCTTGGGAGGGCTTTTGGAAGCGGAAGCCTCGATGCCCTGCTTATAGAGGACCAACTGGGTAATAATGGGAAACTCGAGAATGCAATGGTAGCAATGGATATCTGTACGAGTGTCTCCCTGGCTGTAGGTTCCTTTATCGGAGGGTATCTTCTTGCCAAGGGAAGGGAAGGGGCCCATCTATGTGACCTGGTCCTGGTCGTAAGGATGGCTCTGCTTTTTTTCAACTGCATCCTTGTGAGTTTTCTGATCGAAAAGGACCAGAATCCGAGACTTCCTCGCGTTGCACTTAGAGAACAGGCTTCCCTGCTTTTTTTACAGGTAAAGGGGAAACCTTTCCTTGTGTATTTTATCACCTATACAGGCATGCAGGGACTATTGCTTGCTTCCCTTGAAAGCTATTGGCAACCATTTTTGAAGGGGCTGCTTGCCAGTAATGGAAAGCTCTGGGTCCTTGGCTTGGTTGGAGGCATGGTTTTTGTAGCAAGTGTTGCAGGGGCCTTCTCGGCAAAGGTCCTTTTGAAAAAAAGTCGGGCGAACTGTCTTTTCCTGATTGGTTTGTTTTTAACGTTTGGAATGGAAATGATACTTGCTGTAAGTGGGAATGTTGTCACTTTCTGTATCGCCTATGCCCTGATATATTTTCTGCTTGGCATAGTCTCCGTTGTCGGGGGTGTCTTGTTCAACCTTGCTCTCGATTCTTCGGTACGTTCCTCCGCCCTCAGCCTTAACTCCATGCTGATGCAAATTGGGGGCCTGATTGCTGCAATGGTGGCCCTAGCTGTCTTGAAATGGGGTTCTATCAGTCTGTACTGGGTTTTGGTTTCGGGTTTTGGCTGTTTGTCGGTACTTTTCCTGGCAAAGCCTTTTTCAAAGGTCGCACCAAAATCCTGA
- a CDS encoding winged helix-turn-helix domain-containing protein, with protein sequence MNTITLTTTEQLKIFMQPTRQKILQLLSVNGPMTPKMVANALEITSSSAKHHILKLVELGIVELDRQQLIHGITATYYRKTLVTVSLGGLQGDEREVVTQNLLKEVQDDFFKKIKDFDQDSGHFSADIKTGVLHLTQSQADHLNEIIESFIEKHEEKNKETIPFVYSLVLYHG encoded by the coding sequence ATGAACACAATAACCCTTACGACTACAGAACAGTTGAAAATCTTCATGCAACCCACCCGTCAGAAAATTCTTCAGCTTCTCTCCGTGAATGGACCGATGACCCCTAAAATGGTTGCCAATGCCTTGGAAATTACCAGCTCGAGTGCAAAGCACCATATCCTCAAACTTGTGGAACTGGGAATTGTCGAGCTGGACCGCCAGCAATTGATCCATGGAATTACTGCCACCTATTACCGGAAAACCCTGGTCACAGTCAGCCTCGGAGGTTTGCAGGGGGATGAGAGGGAAGTGGTAACCCAGAATCTGCTGAAGGAAGTCCAGGATGATTTTTTCAAGAAAATAAAGGATTTTGACCAAGATTCCGGTCACTTTTCGGCTGATATTAAAACAGGTGTCCTGCATCTTACCCAAAGCCAAGCAGATCACTTGAATGAGATCATTGAATCATTCATAGAAAAACATGAAGAGAAGAACAAGGAAACCATTCCTTTTGTGTACTCCTTGGTGCTGTACCATGGTTAG
- a CDS encoding RsmE family RNA methyltransferase: MRQYLLGPSFSGQTTFTVSKKESQYLTRVLRIKEGQCFAGIDRNGTIWDLQMESVGKESCTLSCQKAAEGKAKQTTDSMPSYGGPFPRIFLYQCICKGKKIEQIVRQATEIGVEEITLVQSRYCVSDFSNKTEKTVSVRGERLEAQIKEAIQQSGSPIATHIGEKTIKLEDLPKHWNDRGLAIFFHQSEISQQTSLGKLLETVPISTPIAVIIGSEGGFSDEECLFLETSGFKPVLLKTNILRAETAATYAISAIQVLLTEKETQ, from the coding sequence ATGAGGCAATACCTCCTAGGGCCTTCCTTTTCGGGACAAACGACATTTACCGTTTCCAAAAAGGAAAGCCAGTACCTGACCAGGGTTTTACGAATCAAGGAAGGTCAATGCTTTGCCGGCATAGACCGTAACGGGACAATCTGGGACCTGCAGATGGAATCGGTCGGCAAAGAATCCTGCACTCTTTCCTGCCAGAAGGCAGCAGAGGGAAAAGCAAAACAGACAACCGATTCCATGCCTTCCTATGGAGGTCCCTTTCCTAGGATTTTTCTCTACCAATGCATTTGCAAAGGCAAAAAGATCGAACAAATCGTTCGGCAGGCAACTGAGATTGGGGTAGAGGAAATCACGTTGGTCCAGAGCAGATACTGTGTCAGTGATTTTTCCAACAAAACGGAAAAAACTGTCTCTGTCAGGGGCGAGCGCCTTGAAGCACAAATCAAGGAAGCCATACAGCAGAGCGGATCACCGATTGCGACGCATATCGGTGAGAAAACGATCAAACTGGAAGATCTCCCAAAACACTGGAATGACAGAGGCCTTGCGATTTTTTTCCATCAGAGTGAGATATCCCAGCAAACCAGCCTTGGAAAACTTCTGGAAACGGTCCCGATTTCGACCCCTATCGCTGTAATCATAGGCTCAGAGGGAGGATTCTCTGACGAAGAGTGTCTGTTTTTGGAAACCTCAGGTTTCAAACCGGTTTTATTAAAAACAAATATTCTCAGGGCTGAGACTGCTGCAACCTATGCCATTTCCGCCATACAGGTTTTACTGACTGAAAAAGAAACCCAATAA
- the murA gene encoding UDP-N-acetylglucosamine 1-carboxyvinyltransferase: MGAYLIKGGKPASGEITISGNKNAALPCLAATLLTDDTVRLCNVPDIEDVSVMCKLLKGIGSSVVVVDSHTLDITSGTRKGFLSEELVEAVRGSILFLGPLLAICQEARLTPPGGDVIGLRRLDTHFLGLSSLDATCSLEEDGSLYIHANHSRLKGNTVFLDETSVTATENVIMAASLAEGESVVLNAASEPHVQDLCMMLNLMGCKIEGIGSNLLRITGKKRLHGCSFTLGSDFMETGSFIGLAGASGGEILLRGVQVEHLRMIRLGFQRIGLDFLIDGPTSILIPRKQKRLLYREVGGHTGKVDDSPWPGFPPDLLSIITVCATQMKGSILVHEKMFESRMFFVDWLIRMGADIILCDPHRAVVNGPSRLHGSIVTSPDVRAGMALVIAASCAEGVTRIENIYQIERGYEALSQKLLGLGLAIEKVL; the protein is encoded by the coding sequence ATGGGGGCCTATCTAATTAAGGGTGGTAAACCTGCCAGTGGTGAAATAACGATAAGTGGCAATAAAAATGCCGCCTTGCCTTGTCTTGCCGCCACGTTGCTTACCGACGATACCGTCCGCCTTTGCAATGTACCTGACATCGAGGATGTCTCTGTCATGTGTAAGCTTCTCAAAGGTATCGGTTCTTCGGTAGTAGTTGTCGATTCCCACACCCTGGACATCACCAGCGGTACACGCAAAGGGTTTCTCAGTGAAGAGCTTGTAGAGGCTGTAAGAGGTTCCATCCTGTTCCTCGGTCCTTTGCTGGCAATATGCCAAGAGGCGAGGTTGACCCCTCCGGGGGGAGATGTTATCGGATTGCGGAGGTTGGATACCCATTTTCTGGGTCTTTCATCGTTGGATGCTACCTGCAGTCTCGAGGAAGATGGTTCTTTATATATCCATGCAAATCATTCCAGGTTGAAAGGAAATACCGTTTTTCTTGATGAGACTTCTGTTACGGCTACCGAGAATGTGATAATGGCTGCATCCCTTGCCGAGGGGGAAAGCGTTGTCTTGAATGCTGCAAGTGAACCCCATGTCCAGGACCTGTGCATGATGTTGAACCTGATGGGTTGCAAGATCGAAGGTATAGGGTCGAATTTGCTGAGAATCACAGGAAAGAAACGACTGCATGGCTGTAGCTTTACCCTCGGTAGCGATTTTATGGAAACCGGGTCGTTCATCGGCTTAGCAGGTGCAAGCGGCGGAGAAATTTTGCTTAGGGGTGTCCAAGTTGAACATCTTCGGATGATTCGCTTGGGTTTCCAACGCATAGGGTTGGATTTTCTCATCGACGGGCCTACCTCAATTCTTATTCCCCGAAAGCAGAAACGTTTGTTATACAGGGAAGTCGGTGGACATACGGGGAAAGTCGATGATTCCCCTTGGCCGGGTTTTCCCCCGGATCTTTTAAGCATCATTACTGTCTGTGCGACACAAATGAAAGGTTCCATCCTGGTACATGAGAAAATGTTCGAGTCACGAATGTTTTTTGTCGACTGGCTGATTCGTATGGGTGCCGATATCATTTTGTGTGATCCTCACCGTGCTGTGGTGAATGGTCCGAGTAGGTTGCATGGCTCAATTGTGACAAGTCCCGATGTCCGGGCAGGTATGGCTCTTGTCATTGCGGCTTCCTGTGCTGAGGGAGTCACCAGGATTGAGAATATATACCAGATCGAACGGGGATACGAAGCTCTTTCCCAGAAACTCCTTGGTCTTGGTCTTGCTATTGAAAAGGTATTGTAA
- a CDS encoding anaerobic ribonucleoside-triphosphate reductase activating protein, which produces MNIGGMVKSTFLDYPGKIACVLFTQGCSYDCFYCHNRELVASKGTLLGQEKVGTFLDSRKDLLQGVVISGGEPTLQPDLPDYCSWIKEKGFLVKLDTNGNSPEVLEKLLFLQLVDYIALDVKAPWERYGEICGKGARPQTVIESLSLLKGSNICWETRTTVAPTLGKTDLRKIACQMPKVPLWRLNRYRLPACYKKDEEKKIHTPAPDCFEVQGWIDELKIFQGAIVTFSK; this is translated from the coding sequence ATGAACATAGGCGGAATGGTAAAATCTACGTTTCTGGATTATCCGGGTAAAATTGCCTGTGTGTTATTTACCCAAGGGTGTTCCTACGATTGTTTCTATTGCCATAACCGTGAATTGGTTGCTTCCAAGGGAACTTTGCTCGGGCAAGAAAAGGTGGGAACATTTCTGGACTCAAGGAAAGATTTACTGCAAGGGGTGGTCATCAGCGGTGGTGAGCCAACCCTTCAGCCCGATTTGCCCGACTATTGTTCCTGGATCAAGGAGAAGGGGTTTTTGGTTAAACTTGACACCAATGGCAACTCTCCGGAGGTTCTGGAGAAACTGCTTTTTTTACAGTTGGTCGACTATATTGCCCTTGATGTAAAGGCACCTTGGGAAAGATATGGTGAAATCTGTGGAAAAGGGGCAAGGCCCCAAACAGTCATAGAATCACTTTCTTTACTAAAGGGTTCGAACATCTGTTGGGAAACGAGGACAACGGTTGCCCCTACCTTGGGGAAAACGGATTTGCGCAAGATTGCCTGCCAGATGCCAAAGGTTCCTCTCTGGCGCCTGAATCGGTATAGGCTCCCTGCCTGTTACAAGAAGGATGAGGAAAAAAAAATCCATACACCTGCACCTGATTGTTTCGAGGTGCAGGGATGGATAGATGAACTCAAGATTTTCCAGGGGGCTATCGTTACTTTTTCAAAGTGA
- a CDS encoding adenosine kinase, with product MKQTEKRVYGIGNPLIDIIVSVEEQDLVDLGIHKGTMALIGEERMKELLAFSKTKETSFSCGGSCPNTIIALASLGIETTLAGKIGNDENGEIYEKKLKTLQVKDELVRTDKQPTGSTVILVTPDSERSMNTFLGANRLFDENDVNTETVGQADFFHFTGYMWDTESQQRSIRKALAISKENNTTVSFDIADPFAVGRYRETFLSLIKNQCNIVYANREEARILFDNYDPYECCRSMGKLCETAIVKNGKKGSYVCHNGLIHTIPVKGPVIPVDTTGAGDVYAAGFLYGQCHNLSIEDSALIASILAGQIITQRGAQFSTEQAKVLREMLDSGFWCDL from the coding sequence ATGAAGCAAACGGAAAAAAGGGTCTATGGCATTGGCAACCCCCTCATTGACATCATAGTTAGCGTCGAAGAGCAAGATCTTGTAGATCTGGGGATCCATAAGGGAACCATGGCTCTGATCGGTGAAGAAAGGATGAAAGAACTCCTTGCTTTCAGCAAAACAAAAGAAACCTCATTTTCATGCGGGGGTTCATGCCCGAATACAATCATAGCACTTGCTTCACTGGGGATTGAAACCACCTTAGCCGGAAAAATCGGGAATGACGAGAATGGCGAAATCTATGAAAAGAAACTGAAAACCTTGCAGGTCAAGGATGAACTGGTGAGGACTGACAAGCAGCCAACAGGTTCCACCGTCATTCTGGTAACCCCGGACAGTGAACGGAGCATGAACACATTTCTCGGGGCAAACCGCCTTTTCGACGAGAATGATGTAAACACAGAAACGGTAGGACAAGCTGATTTCTTCCATTTCACCGGGTACATGTGGGACACGGAAAGCCAGCAGCGCTCCATACGCAAAGCCCTTGCCATTTCCAAGGAAAACAACACAACCGTATCATTTGACATTGCAGACCCCTTTGCGGTAGGGCGATATCGTGAAACGTTCCTTTCCCTTATCAAAAACCAATGCAATATTGTCTATGCAAACAGGGAAGAGGCCAGGATTCTCTTTGATAATTACGACCCCTACGAATGCTGCAGGTCAATGGGGAAACTCTGCGAGACTGCAATTGTAAAGAATGGAAAAAAAGGTTCCTATGTCTGCCATAACGGTTTAATCCATACTATTCCGGTAAAAGGTCCTGTGATACCGGTGGATACTACAGGCGCAGGTGATGTCTATGCAGCAGGTTTCCTCTATGGTCAATGCCATAACCTAAGCATTGAAGACTCAGCGCTTATAGCATCGATCCTCGCTGGACAAATCATTACCCAAAGGGGTGCCCAGTTCTCAACAGAACAGGCAAAGGTGCTGAGAGAAATGCTAGATTCAGGATTTTGGTGCGACCTTTGA
- a CDS encoding S41 family peptidase, which translates to MKRNSIPSLCLTLLLILTAIPAFSTGTLEQVVASPVNMTQQVVTDDRISTDIQSIERLYRYVDSIYYEDVDKEKVFEGLASAMIASLGDRYSFYIPPSEAGDYEEGNIGIYGGIGTYLNKPSPEFMDPKDPSSYMITIITPFPGSPAQRAGLMAGDLISHIDGEKVDDLTSSEASKKLRGEPNTEVTITVYRNGSSFDLTLKREKISTPTVEGEVIDGDIGYIILYEYTPQTGVQLQKKVTELTKKQIKGLIIDERNNSGGAVDGALQSANIFLPAGKTLVTIQGKKGTNNDQRYISTGTQSFPEDIPIVILTNGGSASSSEIFAAALHDNDRATLIGTKTFGKGIVQDVFKFGEGFAQITTAHYYTPDNKNIHGLGIEPDILVEGIELKDEQIPAYEQLMNDKVIANFAKEHPDFTVENIRLFAEQNKDRGIDSDILSILMRNEYYSKIPYDKRPLGDLVFDTQLKRGVDFLRTGK; encoded by the coding sequence ATGAAAAGAAATTCAATACCGAGTCTATGCCTCACTCTCTTATTGATCCTTACAGCAATTCCGGCTTTTTCAACCGGAACTTTGGAACAAGTAGTGGCATCACCGGTCAACATGACCCAGCAAGTGGTAACTGATGACAGGATCTCGACTGATATACAATCGATTGAACGCCTCTACCGATATGTCGACAGCATCTATTATGAGGATGTCGACAAAGAAAAAGTTTTTGAGGGCCTTGCTTCCGCTATGATTGCCTCACTGGGCGATCGCTATTCATTCTACATACCTCCTTCGGAGGCCGGTGATTATGAAGAGGGAAACATTGGCATTTATGGGGGGATCGGAACCTATCTCAACAAACCCTCCCCGGAATTCATGGATCCCAAAGACCCCTCATCCTACATGATCACTATCATAACCCCGTTCCCAGGGTCCCCGGCCCAAAGGGCAGGCTTGATGGCAGGAGACCTGATTAGCCATATCGATGGGGAAAAGGTAGATGATCTGACCAGCAGCGAAGCCAGCAAGAAGCTCAGGGGAGAACCAAACACTGAGGTAACGATAACTGTTTACCGGAATGGCTCATCCTTTGACCTGACGCTGAAAAGGGAAAAGATTTCGACCCCGACTGTGGAAGGCGAAGTCATCGACGGGGATATCGGGTATATAATCCTCTATGAATATACTCCCCAGACCGGCGTACAATTGCAGAAAAAAGTTACCGAACTAACCAAAAAGCAGATAAAAGGCCTCATCATTGACGAGCGCAATAATTCAGGCGGGGCTGTAGACGGAGCCTTACAGTCTGCAAACATTTTCTTGCCGGCAGGAAAAACACTGGTAACCATACAAGGCAAGAAAGGTACCAATAATGACCAACGCTATATTTCCACAGGTACCCAGAGTTTCCCTGAGGACATACCAATAGTCATTCTTACCAATGGAGGTTCGGCGTCGTCCTCGGAAATCTTTGCCGCTGCCTTGCATGACAACGATAGAGCCACTTTGATCGGTACAAAAACCTTCGGCAAAGGAATTGTGCAGGATGTGTTCAAATTCGGGGAAGGCTTCGCCCAGATCACTACAGCCCATTACTACACCCCTGATAATAAAAACATACATGGCCTTGGCATCGAACCAGATATCCTTGTCGAAGGCATTGAACTGAAAGACGAACAAATACCAGCGTATGAACAGCTGATGAATGACAAGGTTATCGCTAACTTTGCAAAAGAACATCCTGATTTTACCGTAGAGAATATCAGGTTGTTTGCAGAACAGAACAAAGATAGGGGAATAGACTCAGACATTCTCTCAATACTGATGAGAAATGAATATTATTCGAAGATCCCCTATGACAAGAGACCTCTCGGTGACTTGGTTTTCGATACCCAGCTCAAGCGCGGTGTCGACTTTTTAAGGACAGGTAAATGA
- the metK gene encoding methionine adenosyltransferase, with the protein MLEKGSHIFTSESVSEGHPDKVCDQISDAILDACLAEDKNSRVACEVFVTTDRVIVGGEITTNAKLDIETIVRTVVKEIGYTEEGIGFDYKTLTVENLTKTQSADISMGVTASSSLYGEQGAGDQGMMFGYACDETPSLMPAPVVWAHELLKKATELRKSGKAPFLRPDAKSQVSVVYSDGVPVRIDTVVISHQHSEEATREQLTEFLTEQVIQPILGPTGMLDKQTKFLINPTGRFVIGGPAGDTGLTGRKIIVDTYGGMGRHGGGAFSGKDPSKVDRSAAYMARFVARNLVANGLCHRCEVQFSYAIGVPYPISIYVDTFGTGVMDDTELEKLVKKNFDLSPAGIIKTLDLKRPIYRANVNYGHFGKKDVPWEETITLKK; encoded by the coding sequence ATGTTAGAAAAAGGTTCTCATATCTTCACTTCGGAATCAGTAAGTGAAGGACATCCCGACAAAGTCTGTGACCAGATTTCAGATGCAATTCTCGATGCTTGCCTTGCAGAAGACAAGAATAGCAGGGTAGCCTGCGAAGTATTTGTCACTACAGACAGGGTAATCGTCGGAGGTGAAATCACCACCAATGCAAAACTTGATATTGAGACAATCGTTCGTACGGTAGTCAAGGAAATCGGATATACAGAAGAGGGGATAGGATTCGATTACAAGACCCTTACGGTCGAAAATCTCACCAAAACACAATCAGCAGATATCTCTATGGGCGTTACCGCAAGCAGCAGTCTCTATGGGGAGCAAGGCGCAGGCGACCAGGGAATGATGTTTGGATATGCCTGTGACGAGACTCCGTCCTTGATGCCTGCCCCTGTGGTCTGGGCCCATGAGTTGCTTAAAAAGGCTACCGAGCTGAGGAAGTCAGGCAAAGCCCCGTTCTTACGTCCCGATGCAAAAAGCCAGGTTTCCGTTGTCTATTCAGACGGCGTTCCCGTTCGTATCGACACTGTTGTCATCAGCCACCAGCACTCAGAGGAGGCCACAAGGGAACAATTGACTGAGTTCCTAACCGAACAGGTTATCCAACCAATACTGGGACCTACTGGGATGCTCGACAAACAAACAAAATTTTTGATCAACCCCACTGGAAGGTTTGTTATCGGAGGTCCCGCCGGGGATACTGGTTTGACCGGTAGAAAAATCATTGTCGACACCTATGGCGGGATGGGAAGGCATGGCGGTGGAGCTTTCAGCGGCAAAGACCCCTCAAAGGTAGACCGGTCTGCAGCATACATGGCACGTTTTGTCGCCAGAAACCTGGTGGCAAACGGTCTCTGCCATCGTTGTGAAGTACAATTTTCCTATGCCATAGGCGTTCCTTATCCGATTTCGATCTATGTAGACACCTTCGGGACAGGGGTTATGGACGACACAGAGCTTGAAAAACTTGTGAAAAAGAATTTCGATCTTTCACCTGCAGGTATTATAAAAACCCTGGACCTAAAGAGACCAATCTACCGTGCAAATGTCAATTATGGGCATTTCGGCAAGAAGGATGTTCCCTGGGAAGAAACTATCACTTTGAAAAAGTAA